The Magnetospirillum sp. 15-1 genome has a window encoding:
- a CDS encoding AI-2E family transporter produces the protein MSMSSGQRLRFWLIGGAVFLVLLYMLRSVMLPFVAGMAVAYFLDPLADRMERAGLSRTLATAVICLVFFGLMGLGLTLLAPMIQGQVVTFVHKVPTYAESLQLRATPLLEEVYRHLSPDDLARLRSSAGAYAGTAVEWGLGVVKGVLSGGIAMMSILSLLFITPVVTFYLLRDWDHMVAKVDNWLPRHHAETIRFELKEIDRTIAGFVRGQATVCMVLAVFYGVGLTLTGLDLGLMIGLGTGLGAFVPYVGMLIGLIASIGLALAQGGEWHLLGGVGVVFLVGNVLEGNFLTPKLVGDRVGLHPVWIIFSLLAGGALFGFVGILLAVPAASVIGVLTRFALQNYMKSSLYDGVGDDYSKS, from the coding sequence ATGAGCATGAGTTCGGGTCAGCGGCTGCGCTTCTGGCTGATCGGCGGCGCGGTCTTCCTGGTACTGCTCTATATGCTGCGCAGCGTGATGCTGCCCTTCGTGGCCGGCATGGCGGTGGCCTATTTCCTCGATCCCCTGGCCGACCGCATGGAGCGGGCCGGGCTGTCGCGCACCCTGGCGACGGCGGTGATCTGCCTGGTGTTCTTCGGCCTGATGGGCCTGGGGCTGACCCTGTTGGCCCCCATGATCCAGGGTCAGGTGGTGACCTTCGTCCACAAGGTGCCCACCTATGCCGAATCCCTGCAACTGCGTGCCACGCCGCTGCTGGAGGAGGTCTACCGCCACCTGTCGCCCGACGATCTGGCCAGACTGCGCTCGTCGGCCGGGGCCTATGCCGGCACGGCGGTGGAATGGGGGCTGGGGGTCGTCAAGGGGGTGCTGTCGGGCGGCATCGCCATGATGAGCATTCTGTCGCTGCTGTTCATCACTCCGGTGGTGACCTTCTATCTGCTGCGCGACTGGGACCACATGGTCGCCAAGGTGGACAACTGGCTGCCCCGCCACCATGCCGAGACCATCCGTTTCGAGTTGAAGGAAATCGACCGCACCATCGCCGGCTTCGTGCGCGGCCAGGCCACGGTGTGCATGGTACTGGCCGTGTTCTACGGCGTCGGGCTGACGCTCACCGGTCTCGACCTCGGCCTGATGATCGGGCTGGGCACCGGGTTGGGGGCCTTCGTCCCCTACGTGGGCATGCTGATCGGCCTGATCGCCAGCATCGGCCTTGCCCTGGCCCAGGGCGGCGAATGGCACCTGCTGGGTGGCGTCGGCGTCGTGTTCCTGGTCGGCAACGTGCTGGAGGGCAATTTCCTGACGCCCAAGCTGGTGGGCGACCGGGTCGGCCTGCATCCGGTGTGGATCATCTTCTCGCTGCTGGCCGGCGGTGCCCTGTTCGGCTTCGTCGGCATCCTGCTGGCGGTGCCCGCCGCTTCGGTGATCGGCGTACTGACCCGCTTCGCCCTGCAGAACTACATGAAAAGTTCCCTGTACGACGGCGTCGGGGACGATTACAGCAAGTCATGA
- a CDS encoding SDR family oxidoreductase has product MDLGLKGRSAIVCGASRGLGRACAESLAREGVNVVMAARRPEVLEQAAKEIRARTGAAIKTVPVDVTTPAGRGVLLSILSDPDILVTNAGGPPPGDFRDWDRAQWIKALDANMLTPIELIKATVDQMIARKFGRIVNITSAAVKAPIDTLGLSNGARAGLTGFVAGLARQTVRHNVTINNLLPGPFDTDRLRVTMEGQAKAQGIGVDEVLDRRRQANPAGRFGDPAEFGDACAYLCSAQAGFITGQNLLIDGGAFPGTL; this is encoded by the coding sequence ATGGATCTGGGACTGAAGGGCCGTAGCGCCATCGTCTGCGGCGCCTCCCGGGGCTTGGGCCGCGCCTGTGCCGAATCCCTGGCCCGCGAGGGCGTCAACGTGGTGATGGCGGCGCGCCGCCCCGAGGTGCTGGAGCAGGCCGCCAAGGAAATCCGCGCCAGGACCGGCGCCGCCATCAAGACGGTTCCGGTGGACGTCACCACCCCGGCGGGGCGGGGCGTGCTGCTGTCCATCCTTTCCGATCCCGACATCCTGGTGACCAATGCCGGCGGCCCGCCGCCCGGCGATTTCCGCGACTGGGACCGCGCCCAATGGATCAAGGCGCTGGACGCCAACATGCTGACCCCCATCGAGCTGATCAAGGCCACGGTGGATCAGATGATCGCGCGGAAATTCGGGCGCATCGTCAACATCACCTCGGCGGCGGTGAAGGCCCCCATCGACACCCTGGGCCTGTCCAACGGGGCGCGGGCGGGACTTACCGGCTTTGTCGCCGGGCTGGCGCGCCAGACGGTGCGCCACAACGTCACCATCAACAACCTGCTGCCCGGTCCGTTCGATACCGACCGCCTGCGTGTCACCATGGAGGGACAGGCCAAGGCTCAAGGCATTGGGGTGGACGAGGTGCTGGACAGGCGGCGCCAAGCCAATCCCGCCGGCCGCTTCGGCGATCCGGCCGAGTTCGGCGACGCCTGCGCCTATCTGTGCTCGGCCCAGGCCGGCTTCATCACCGGCCAGAACCTGTTGATCGACGGCGGCGCGTTTCCGGGAACGCTGTAG
- a CDS encoding DUF2066 domain-containing protein: MSSRGLRLAGLVLALLLTFSGAARAADAFAVHGIEVDITAQAVAAAKEQAIAEAQRVGFRRLLERLTMPADHGRLPHAEALQYVRDVAIEYERSSAVRYIASLTVRYNQAAVKKLLRDANIKYAEPRPRPVVIVPVFRPVGAGRALLWDDPNPWRAAWLGQGSGGLVPLVVPTGDLVDVQSVPVEKALAGDADALAGLGSRFRTPDVLVMTAMVNGAANTLEVTATGMPGVMKPFDTRSYPIGEAGLDAVLRHAAAEAAQTLDGAYKQQNLLSFDRAASMAVMVQLRGLDDWVAVRERLGRVTLVRRWEIVSLSREEAALMLYTVGEPEQVKSTLAAAGLSMDWNDGFWAMRLKGVP; this comes from the coding sequence ATGTCTTCTCGCGGTCTCCGGCTTGCCGGGCTGGTCCTCGCCCTTCTGCTGACGTTTTCCGGCGCCGCGCGGGCCGCCGATGCCTTCGCCGTGCATGGCATCGAGGTCGATATCACCGCCCAGGCCGTGGCGGCGGCCAAGGAGCAGGCTATCGCCGAGGCCCAGCGGGTCGGTTTCCGGCGCCTGCTCGAACGCCTGACCATGCCGGCCGATCACGGCCGTCTGCCCCATGCCGAAGCGTTGCAATACGTCCGCGACGTGGCGATCGAGTACGAGCGGTCGTCGGCGGTGCGCTACATCGCCTCGCTGACCGTCCGCTACAATCAGGCGGCGGTGAAGAAGCTGCTGCGCGACGCCAATATCAAGTATGCCGAGCCCCGTCCCCGTCCGGTGGTCATCGTGCCGGTGTTCCGCCCGGTCGGAGCCGGCCGCGCCCTGCTGTGGGATGACCCCAATCCATGGCGGGCGGCATGGCTGGGCCAGGGCAGCGGCGGTCTGGTGCCGCTGGTGGTGCCCACCGGCGATCTGGTCGATGTCCAATCCGTGCCGGTGGAAAAGGCCCTGGCCGGCGATGCCGATGCCCTGGCCGGGCTGGGCTCCCGCTTCCGTACCCCCGACGTGCTGGTGATGACCGCCATGGTCAACGGCGCCGCCAATACGCTCGAGGTGACCGCCACCGGCATGCCCGGCGTGATGAAGCCCTTCGACACCCGCTCTTATCCCATCGGCGAGGCCGGCCTGGACGCCGTGCTGCGCCATGCCGCCGCCGAGGCGGCCCAGACCCTGGACGGCGCCTACAAGCAGCAGAACCTGCTGTCCTTCGACCGGGCGGCGTCCATGGCGGTGATGGTGCAACTGCGCGGGCTGGACGATTGGGTGGCGGTGCGCGAGCGCCTGGGCCGCGTCACCCTGGTGCGCCGCTGGGAGATCGTTTCGCTGTCGCGTGAAGAGGCGGCGCTGATGCTGTACACGGTGGGCGAGCCCGAGCAGGTCAAGTCCACCCTGGCGGCCGCCGGCCTGTCGATGGATTGGAACGACGGATTCTGGGCCATGCGTCTCAAGGGGGTGCCATGA
- a CDS encoding histidine phosphatase family protein — MRKLFLLRHAKSSWDSPATEDFDRPLNGRGRKDAKHMGRYMEEQGIRPGIALVSAAARTLATWELLEPHLEGVPVTIEAELYEASKARLLTRLRGLDDHIESVLMIGHNPGIGRLAEVLVDHHGDPAQLAALADKFPTGALAAIDLDIGHWGEVEAGRGRLAAFVRPKDLGSEED, encoded by the coding sequence CCGTCACGCCAAATCCAGCTGGGATAGCCCGGCGACCGAGGATTTCGACCGTCCCCTGAACGGACGCGGCCGCAAGGACGCCAAGCATATGGGGCGATACATGGAGGAACAGGGCATCCGGCCGGGCATCGCCCTGGTGTCGGCGGCGGCGCGCACCCTGGCCACCTGGGAATTGCTCGAACCCCATCTCGAGGGCGTGCCGGTGACCATCGAGGCCGAATTGTACGAAGCAAGCAAGGCGCGGCTGCTGACCCGGCTGCGTGGATTGGACGATCACATCGAGTCGGTGCTGATGATCGGCCACAATCCCGGTATCGGCCGCCTGGCCGAAGTGCTGGTCGACCATCACGGCGACCCGGCCCAACTGGCCGCCCTGGCGGACAAGTTCCCCACCGGCGCCCTGGCGGCCATCGATCTGGACATCGGCCATTGGGGCGAGGTGGAGGCGGGGCGCGGCCGGCTGGCGGCCTTTGTCCGCCCGAAAGATCTTGGCTCAGAGGAAGACTGA
- a CDS encoding DNA replication protein, translating into MSDAQLPLAFGHVPSLAADDFLVAPCNEAAHAWVSAPGRWPGPASILVGPAGSGKTHLAHLFAHAGGGMLISAAEVSPESSRPLLESVPVLVVEDCDRPGALDEVALFHLINQGRELGRILLLTARTPPVAWAVRLPDLRSRLLAMPVASIGTPDDALLAALLVKLFDDRQLRIGEDVVHFLVGRMERSFAACAGLVERLDRAALAGRRSVTVPLARRILEDDDNGSGTEGP; encoded by the coding sequence ATGAGCGACGCCCAGCTTCCCCTGGCGTTCGGGCACGTGCCCTCGCTGGCCGCTGACGATTTCCTGGTGGCGCCTTGCAACGAGGCGGCCCATGCCTGGGTGTCCGCGCCCGGGCGCTGGCCCGGCCCGGCCAGCATCCTCGTCGGCCCGGCGGGCAGCGGCAAGACCCATTTGGCCCATCTGTTCGCCCATGCCGGCGGTGGCATGCTGATTTCCGCCGCCGAGGTCAGCCCCGAATCCTCGCGTCCCCTGCTGGAATCGGTGCCGGTGCTGGTGGTGGAGGATTGCGACCGGCCGGGAGCCCTGGACGAGGTGGCGCTGTTCCATCTGATCAACCAGGGCCGCGAGCTGGGCCGTATCCTGCTGCTGACCGCCCGCACTCCGCCGGTTGCCTGGGCGGTACGGCTGCCTGACCTGCGCTCGCGGCTGCTGGCCATGCCGGTGGCGTCCATCGGCACTCCCGACGACGCCCTTCTGGCCGCCCTGCTGGTCAAGCTGTTCGATGATCGCCAGTTACGCATCGGCGAGGATGTGGTTCACTTCCTGGTGGGCCGCATGGAGCGCAGCTTCGCCGCCTGCGCCGGTCTGGTGGAGCGTCTGGACCGTGCCGCCCTGGCCGGCCGCCGCTCCGTCACCGTGCCGCTGGCCCGGCGCATTCTGGAGGATGACGACAATGGATCTGGGACTGAAGGGCCGTAG